From a region of the Streptomyces sp. NBC_01454 genome:
- a CDS encoding glucose PTS transporter subunit EIIB, which produces MDMASKAEKIVAGLGGLDNIEEVEGCITRLRTEVVDSSLVDEAALKAAGAHGVVKMGTAIQVVIGTDADPIAAEIEDMM; this is translated from the coding sequence GTGGACATGGCCAGCAAGGCAGAGAAGATCGTCGCCGGGCTCGGCGGACTCGACAACATCGAAGAGGTCGAGGGCTGCATCACCCGCCTCCGCACCGAGGTCGTCGACTCCTCCCTCGTCGACGAGGCCGCCCTCAAGGCCGCCGGCGCCCACGGCGTCGTCAAGATGGGCACCGCGATCCAGGTCGTCATCGGCACCGACGCCGACCCCATCGCCGCCGAGATCGAAGACATGATGTGA
- a CDS encoding HNH endonuclease signature motif containing protein, producing MVANVYTQERLVEAARESASYDEAVRWFGSAPTPGRRRYVRARMREAGVDTTHFAPTGVRHTEARLRALVARSHSVAEVVRRLGISPVGGNQAHIGRRIAELRIDTSHFTAVTRQRPTTGTRRRLVLGSPADGRLPGERLRRELLRLGVPERCANCGTEAHWNGRPLRLEVDHINGQWWDNRPGNLRLLCPNCHAVTDTYRGRAPRRT from the coding sequence ATAGTGGCGAACGTCTATACGCAGGAGCGGCTGGTCGAGGCCGCGCGTGAGTCGGCGTCGTATGACGAAGCCGTGCGGTGGTTCGGCAGTGCGCCCACACCGGGCCGCCGACGGTACGTACGCGCCAGGATGCGCGAAGCGGGCGTGGACACCACCCACTTCGCGCCAACGGGCGTACGGCACACCGAGGCCAGGCTCCGTGCGTTGGTGGCGCGCTCGCACAGCGTCGCAGAGGTCGTACGCCGCCTCGGCATCAGCCCGGTCGGCGGAAACCAGGCGCACATCGGCCGACGCATCGCCGAACTCCGTATTGACACCTCCCACTTCACGGCCGTGACCCGGCAGCGCCCCACGACCGGCACCCGGCGCCGGCTCGTTCTGGGGTCACCCGCAGACGGCCGTCTCCCAGGGGAGCGTCTGCGCCGCGAGCTACTGCGGCTAGGCGTTCCGGAGCGGTGCGCGAACTGCGGCACGGAGGCGCACTGGAACGGCAGACCGTTGCGACTGGAGGTCGACCACATCAATGGCCAATGGTGGGACAACCGGCCGGGCAACCTCCGCCTGCTGTGCCCCAACTGCCATGCGGTGACGGACACCTATCGCGGCCGCGCGCCGCGGCGGACGTGA
- the rdgB gene encoding RdgB/HAM1 family non-canonical purine NTP pyrophosphatase — protein MQPHTGPDTAPRRLILATRNTGKINELHAILEAADLHVELVGADAYPDVPDVKETGVTFAENALLKAHALAQATGHPAVADDSGLCVDVLGGAPGIFSARWAGRHGDDRANLELLLAQLGDIADDHRTAHFACAAALALPDGTQRVVEGTLDGTLRHTPSGTGGFGYDPILQPLGDTRTCAELTPAEKNAISHRGKAFRALAPVVRELLG, from the coding sequence ATGCAGCCTCACACCGGCCCGGACACCGCACCGCGGCGCCTCATCCTCGCCACCCGCAACACCGGCAAGATCAACGAGCTTCACGCCATCCTCGAAGCGGCCGATCTGCACGTCGAACTCGTCGGCGCCGACGCCTACCCCGACGTCCCCGACGTCAAGGAAACCGGCGTCACCTTCGCCGAGAACGCCCTGCTCAAGGCCCACGCCCTCGCCCAGGCCACCGGCCACCCCGCCGTCGCCGACGACTCCGGCCTCTGCGTCGACGTCCTCGGTGGCGCCCCCGGCATCTTCTCCGCCCGCTGGGCCGGCCGGCACGGCGACGACCGCGCCAACCTCGAACTGCTCCTCGCCCAGCTCGGCGACATCGCCGACGACCACCGCACCGCCCACTTCGCCTGCGCCGCGGCCCTGGCCCTGCCCGACGGCACCCAGCGCGTCGTCGAGGGCACCCTCGACGGCACCCTGCGCCACACCCCCTCCGGCACCGGCGGCTTCGGCTACGACCCGATCCTCCAGCCCCTCGGCGACACCCGCACCTGCGCCGAACTCACCCCCGCCGAGAAGAACGCCATCAGCCATCGCGGCAAGGCGTTCCGGGCACTGGCGCCGGTGGTGCGGGAGTTGTTGGGCTGA
- the bcp gene encoding thioredoxin-dependent thiol peroxidase, translated as MSERLQPGDTAPAFTLPDADGRQVSLADRRGRKVIVYFYPAALTPGCTKQACDFTDNLDFLAGHGYDVIGISPDKPEKLAKFREKEDLKVTLLGDPDKSVLTAYGAFGEKKLYGKTVTGVIRSTVILDEDGKVERALYNVKATGHVAKIIKDLGL; from the coding sequence ATGAGCGAGCGACTCCAGCCCGGCGACACCGCCCCCGCCTTCACCCTCCCCGACGCGGACGGCCGGCAGGTCTCGCTCGCCGACCGCCGGGGCCGCAAGGTCATCGTGTACTTCTACCCGGCCGCCCTGACCCCCGGCTGCACCAAGCAGGCCTGCGACTTCACCGACAACCTCGACTTCCTCGCCGGCCACGGCTACGACGTCATCGGCATCTCCCCCGACAAGCCGGAGAAGCTCGCCAAGTTCCGCGAGAAGGAGGACCTGAAGGTCACCCTGCTCGGCGACCCGGACAAGTCCGTCCTGACGGCCTACGGCGCCTTCGGCGAGAAGAAGCTCTACGGCAAGACCGTCACCGGCGTCATCCGCTCCACCGTCATCCTCGACGAGGACGGCAAGGTCGAGCGCGCCCTGTACAACGTCAAGGCCACCGGCCATGTCGCCAAGATCATCAAGGACCTGGGACTGTAA
- a CDS encoding sensor histidine kinase, whose protein sequence is MGIRGRIALAISCMTALAVVVLGFAVHHIADAERERSARAYQDDRLSSALQIFERDGTLALGAQLDDGALPSPLRDAVFKRRSGTYVSGGEDPRVWAATGVGDGGGSTPMRSLSVSAPYPDDDPAQLALDRALLIAGCGTVVLMAVVSWFVSQRLSRRLRLSAAAARRIAAGEAPDADALDSHGRDEVAELGRSVHHMAMSLAAQAQAEREFTADVAHELRTPVAGLVAAAELLPQPRAVELVRDRAQAMRRLVEDLLEVSRLDAGVERADLDACELPSLVRGIVKRAARQRGVDEVSVTVEGEPRIVETDRRRVERVLVNLLANAAKHGKPPIEVVVAGARIVVRDHGPGYPAELCVEGPRRFRTAAPERGTGHGLGLTIAAGQAEVLGARLDFGAAAEGGAEAVLELPERAGRVCTTDPGGG, encoded by the coding sequence ATGGGCATTCGAGGCCGGATCGCCCTGGCCATTTCCTGTATGACGGCACTGGCCGTGGTGGTGCTCGGGTTCGCCGTGCACCACATAGCGGATGCGGAGCGGGAGCGGTCGGCGCGGGCGTATCAGGACGACCGGCTCAGTTCCGCGCTGCAGATCTTCGAGCGGGACGGCACGCTGGCGCTGGGCGCGCAGCTGGACGACGGGGCGCTGCCGTCGCCGTTGCGTGACGCGGTGTTCAAGCGGCGGTCGGGGACGTATGTCAGCGGCGGTGAGGACCCGCGGGTGTGGGCGGCGACGGGGGTCGGTGACGGCGGCGGGAGCACCCCGATGCGGTCGCTGTCGGTGTCGGCGCCGTATCCGGACGACGATCCGGCGCAGTTGGCGCTGGACCGGGCGCTGCTGATCGCGGGGTGCGGCACGGTCGTGCTGATGGCGGTGGTGTCGTGGTTCGTGTCGCAGCGGCTGTCGCGGCGGCTGCGGCTGAGTGCGGCGGCGGCGCGGCGGATCGCGGCGGGGGAGGCGCCGGACGCGGACGCGCTGGACAGTCACGGTCGCGACGAGGTGGCCGAGTTGGGCCGCAGCGTGCACCACATGGCGATGTCGCTGGCGGCCCAGGCGCAGGCGGAGCGGGAGTTCACCGCGGATGTGGCGCACGAGCTGCGCACGCCGGTGGCCGGGCTGGTGGCGGCGGCGGAGTTGCTGCCGCAGCCGCGGGCGGTGGAGCTGGTGCGGGACCGGGCGCAGGCGATGCGGCGGCTGGTGGAGGATCTGCTGGAGGTGTCCCGGCTGGACGCGGGGGTGGAGCGGGCGGATCTGGACGCCTGTGAGCTGCCGTCGCTGGTGCGCGGGATCGTGAAGCGGGCGGCGCGGCAGCGCGGGGTCGACGAGGTGTCGGTGACCGTGGAGGGTGAGCCGCGGATCGTGGAGACGGACCGGCGCCGGGTGGAGCGGGTGCTGGTGAATCTGCTGGCGAACGCGGCCAAGCACGGCAAGCCGCCGATCGAGGTGGTGGTGGCCGGTGCGCGGATCGTGGTGCGCGATCACGGTCCGGGCTATCCGGCGGAGCTGTGCGTGGAGGGGCCGCGGCGGTTCCGTACGGCGGCGCCGGAGCGCGGGACGGGGCACGGTCTGGGGCTGACCATCGCGGCCGGGCAGGCGGAAGTGCTGGGCGCGCGGCTGGACTTCGGCGCCGCCGCGGAGGGCGGCGCCGAGGCCGTGCTGGAGCTGCCCGAGCGGGCGGGCCGGGTGTGCACGACCGATCCGGGCGGCGGGTGA
- a CDS encoding SCO1431 family membrane protein — MPTTAATAPRARTGGPQDGNPLLEHLLGWTLVLVLAMLLTQTGLV, encoded by the coding sequence ATGCCCACCACTGCCGCGACCGCGCCCCGCGCCCGCACCGGCGGGCCCCAGGACGGCAACCCGCTCCTGGAGCACCTCCTCGGCTGGACCCTCGTCCTCGTCCTCGCCATGCTGCTCACCCAGACCGGCCTCGTCTGA
- a CDS encoding HNH endonuclease signature motif containing protein produces the protein MTAGAPRRASYPRELLVRTAAESTGPVDMLRRLGAPLGSEQRRYLRNRLRHYGISTAHFVDEPLPRRPRRVYTEALLREAAVRSHSIREMLEYMEVVPYASAYGHLRTKLDQFGIDTSHFAVRGNGSLLPRADLANAVAASQSLAGVARHLAHGGSAPSRRTVQRSIEAYGLSTTHFTGQGHLRGRPSPTRRPADDILRRREPGSRREKTTLLRRALDEKQRPRRCAACGIGDTWQGRRLVLEIDHINGDRLDNRLENLRYLCPSCHSQTRSFSRASAHPAVPVRAPGRAQ, from the coding sequence GTGACCGCCGGGGCGCCCCGGCGCGCTTCGTATCCCCGCGAACTGCTCGTCCGCACGGCAGCCGAATCCACCGGTCCGGTCGACATGCTGCGGCGGCTCGGTGCTCCGTTGGGCAGCGAGCAACGCCGGTATCTGCGCAATCGGCTGCGACATTACGGCATCAGCACCGCGCACTTCGTCGACGAGCCGCTCCCCCGCCGGCCACGCCGTGTGTACACGGAGGCACTGCTGCGAGAAGCGGCCGTGCGGTCCCACAGCATCCGGGAGATGCTGGAGTACATGGAGGTGGTGCCGTACGCCAGCGCATATGGCCATCTCCGAACGAAACTGGACCAGTTCGGCATCGACACCTCCCACTTCGCTGTCCGAGGAAACGGCTCTCTCCTTCCACGAGCCGACCTGGCCAACGCTGTAGCCGCCTCCCAAAGCCTCGCCGGTGTCGCCAGACACCTGGCTCACGGCGGCAGCGCCCCGTCTCGCCGGACCGTCCAACGCAGCATCGAGGCATACGGCCTGTCGACCACCCACTTCACCGGCCAGGGGCACCTCCGTGGCCGCCCCTCGCCCACCCGCAGGCCGGCCGACGACATCCTGCGACGGCGTGAGCCGGGTTCCCGACGGGAGAAGACCACGCTCCTGCGCCGTGCCCTCGACGAGAAGCAGAGGCCCCGGCGCTGTGCGGCATGCGGCATCGGCGACACCTGGCAGGGCCGGCGACTGGTCCTGGAGATCGACCACATCAATGGCGACCGGCTCGACAACCGCCTGGAGAACCTCCGCTATCTGTGCCCGTCCTGCCACAGTCAGACCCGGAGCTTCTCCCGCGCGTCGGCGCACCCGGCCGTCCCTGTACGGGCGCCTGGCCGAGCACAGTAA
- a CDS encoding MFS transporter, which translates to MPTGSTEADAAPAQDREALKRHRVLFRAVARRKNPRLRRTDITVTDERVVRRAVKAAALGNAMEWFDFGIYSYLAVTIGKVFFPGGSDTTSLLSSFATFAVAFLVRPLGGAYFGPLGDRIGRKKVLALTMIMMALGTLCIGLIPSYATIGFWSPALLILFRLVQGFSTGGEYGGASTFIAEYAPDKKRGYFGSFLEMGTLIGYTGAAGIVLLLNTTLGDDAMLQWGWRLPFLIAGPLGLVGLYLRVRLDETPAFQKFEAAHTHSASGSVVEAEAEFSHLSENAPKKKISEIFAQQWPTLILCIALVGAYNITDYMLLSYMPTYLTDTLHYEESHGLLILLGTMVALMCVISTVGKLNDRYGRKPLLMAGMLGFFVLAIPAFLLVKQGSIPAVIGGMALLGLSLVCLLGTMSAALPALFPTHVRYGSLSIGYNLAVSLFGGTTPLVITALMDVFHENAMVPAYYTMGAALVGVIAVACMKETAQQPLDGSPPSVATKEEAVELITAQTAEPRF; encoded by the coding sequence GTGCCGACCGGCAGCACCGAAGCCGACGCCGCTCCCGCCCAGGACCGGGAAGCGCTCAAGCGCCACCGGGTGCTCTTCCGTGCCGTCGCCCGGCGCAAGAACCCCAGGCTGCGGCGCACCGACATCACCGTCACCGACGAACGCGTCGTCCGGCGCGCCGTGAAGGCGGCCGCGCTCGGCAACGCCATGGAATGGTTCGACTTCGGGATCTACAGCTATCTCGCGGTCACCATCGGCAAGGTCTTCTTCCCCGGCGGCAGCGACACCACCAGCCTGCTGTCGTCCTTCGCGACCTTCGCCGTGGCCTTCCTCGTACGCCCCCTCGGCGGCGCCTACTTCGGCCCCCTCGGCGACCGCATCGGCCGCAAGAAGGTCCTCGCCCTCACCATGATCATGATGGCGCTGGGCACCCTGTGCATCGGACTGATCCCGTCCTACGCCACCATCGGCTTCTGGTCCCCCGCCCTGCTCATCCTCTTCCGCCTCGTCCAGGGCTTCTCCACCGGCGGTGAATACGGCGGCGCCTCCACCTTCATCGCCGAGTACGCCCCCGACAAGAAGCGCGGCTACTTCGGCAGCTTCCTGGAGATGGGCACCCTCATCGGCTACACCGGCGCCGCCGGCATCGTGCTGCTGCTCAACACCACCCTCGGCGACGACGCCATGCTCCAGTGGGGCTGGCGGCTGCCCTTCCTGATCGCCGGTCCGCTCGGCCTGGTGGGCCTCTACCTCCGGGTCAGGCTCGACGAGACCCCCGCGTTCCAGAAGTTCGAGGCCGCGCACACCCACAGCGCCTCCGGCTCCGTCGTCGAGGCCGAGGCCGAGTTCTCCCATCTCTCCGAGAACGCCCCGAAGAAGAAGATCAGCGAGATCTTCGCCCAGCAGTGGCCCACCCTGATCCTCTGCATCGCCCTGGTCGGCGCCTACAACATCACCGACTACATGCTGCTGTCGTACATGCCGACCTACCTGACGGACACCCTCCACTACGAGGAGTCCCACGGCCTGCTGATCCTCCTGGGCACCATGGTCGCCCTGATGTGCGTCATCAGCACCGTCGGCAAGCTCAACGACCGCTACGGCCGCAAGCCCCTGCTGATGGCCGGCATGCTCGGCTTCTTCGTCCTGGCGATCCCGGCCTTCCTCCTGGTCAAGCAGGGCAGCATCCCCGCCGTCATCGGCGGCATGGCACTCCTGGGGCTCTCCCTGGTCTGCCTCCTGGGCACCATGTCCGCCGCCCTCCCGGCCCTCTTCCCCACCCACGTCCGCTACGGGTCCCTGTCCATCGGCTACAACCTGGCCGTCTCCCTCTTCGGCGGCACCACCCCCCTGGTGATCACCGCCCTCATGGACGTCTTCCACGAGAACGCCATGGTGCCCGCCTACTACACGATGGGCGCCGCCCTCGTGGGCGTCATCGCCGTCGCCTGCATGAAGGAGACCGCCCAACAGCCCCTCGACGGCTCCCCACCCTCGGTGGCCACCAAGGAAGAAGCCGTCGAACTCATCACGGCCCAGACGGCGGAACCGCGGTTCTGA
- a CDS encoding GroES family chaperonin has protein sequence MLHDRVLVRTDIPEGERRSSGGIVIPATAAVGRRLAWAEVVAVGQNVRTVEVGDRVLYDPEDRAEVEVRGVAYVLMRERDLHAVAAERLEGAEDATGLYL, from the coding sequence ATGCTGCACGACCGCGTGCTGGTCCGGACGGACATCCCCGAGGGCGAGCGCCGCTCGTCGGGGGGCATCGTCATTCCCGCGACCGCGGCGGTCGGCCGTCGCCTGGCCTGGGCCGAGGTGGTCGCGGTCGGGCAGAACGTGCGGACCGTCGAGGTGGGCGACCGGGTGCTGTACGACCCGGAGGACCGGGCCGAGGTCGAGGTGCGCGGCGTGGCGTATGTGCTGATGCGCGAGCGCGATCTGCACGCGGTGGCGGCGGAGCGCCTGGAGGGCGCGGAGGACGCGACCGGACTGTATCTGTGA
- the rph gene encoding ribonuclease PH, whose product MSRIDGRTAEQLRPVTIERGWSKHAEGSVLISFGDTKVFCTASVSEGVPRWRKGTGEGWVTAEYSMLPRSTNTRGDRESVRGKIGGRTHEISRLIGRSLRAVIDYKALGENTIVLDCDVLQADGGTRTAAITGAYVALADAVTWAQGKKLIRHGRKPLTGTVSAVSVGIVDGTPLLDLCYEEDVRAETDMNVVCTGDGRFVEVQGTAEAEPFAREELNALLDLAVSGCATLDEVQRAALARTL is encoded by the coding sequence ATGTCTCGCATCGACGGCCGCACCGCCGAACAACTCCGCCCGGTCACCATCGAACGCGGCTGGAGCAAGCACGCCGAAGGCTCCGTCCTCATCTCCTTCGGCGACACCAAAGTCTTCTGCACCGCATCCGTCAGCGAAGGCGTCCCGCGCTGGCGCAAGGGCACCGGCGAAGGCTGGGTCACCGCCGAATACTCGATGCTGCCCCGCTCCACCAACACCCGCGGCGACCGCGAATCCGTCCGCGGCAAGATCGGCGGCCGCACCCACGAGATCAGCCGCCTCATCGGCCGCTCGCTGCGCGCCGTCATCGACTACAAGGCCCTCGGCGAGAACACCATCGTCCTGGACTGCGACGTCCTCCAGGCCGACGGCGGCACCCGCACCGCCGCCATCACCGGCGCCTACGTCGCCCTCGCCGACGCCGTCACCTGGGCCCAGGGCAAGAAGCTCATCCGCCACGGCCGCAAGCCCCTCACCGGCACCGTCTCCGCCGTCAGCGTCGGCATCGTCGACGGCACCCCCCTCCTCGACCTCTGCTACGAGGAGGACGTCCGCGCCGAGACCGACATGAACGTCGTCTGCACCGGCGACGGCCGCTTCGTCGAGGTCCAGGGCACCGCCGAGGCCGAGCCCTTCGCCCGCGAGGAGCTCAACGCCCTCCTCGACCTCGCCGTCTCCGGCTGCGCCACGCTCGACGAGGTCCAGCGGGCGGCGCTGGCCCGCACGCTCTGA
- a CDS encoding DUF3618 domain-containing protein has translation MAEARTPAQIEADIVRRRQELAVTLDEIGVRLHPKTIIGDAKASAAAAVDRTAGRAYVAANRAVSDVRAQLVSEDGTPRLERIVPVAVIGVALVGLLTLRTRRRR, from the coding sequence GTGGCGGAAGCCAGGACCCCGGCGCAGATCGAGGCGGACATCGTCCGCAGGCGGCAGGAGCTCGCCGTCACGCTCGACGAGATCGGTGTGCGGCTGCACCCGAAGACGATCATCGGCGATGCGAAGGCGAGTGCCGCGGCCGCCGTGGACCGTACGGCGGGGCGGGCGTATGTGGCCGCCAACCGGGCGGTGTCGGACGTGCGGGCGCAGCTGGTGTCGGAGGACGGGACGCCGCGGCTGGAGCGGATCGTTCCGGTGGCGGTAATCGGGGTGGCTCTGGTCGGCCTGCTGACCCTGCGCACCCGGCGGCGCCGCTGA
- a CDS encoding PTS transporter subunit EIIC yields the protein MSANAAAAPRRNWGANLFQGLQKMGRSLQLPIAVLPAAGILNRLGQPDVFGADGLGWDAVGKVFAAAGGALLDSGLGLPLLFCIGVAIGMAKKSDGSTALAAVAGFLVYFSVMHAFPAGCAAGQTYTQAGLWSGVCVDKTLTVTQASFQNPGVFGGIVMGFLSAWLWQRFHRVKLVDWLGFFNGRRLVPIIMAFVGLVFAVLCLFVWQPIGDALTSFSEWLTGLGSWGAGLFGVANRALLVIGLHQFLNTFVWFQFGSFTKPDGTVVHGDINRFLAGDPTAGQFTTGFFPIMMFALPAAALAIAHCAKPHRRKEIAGMMLSVGLTSFVTGVTEPIEYSFLFVAPVLYAIHAVLTGVSMAVSWALGVHDSFSFSAGLIDYVINWGLATKPWLIIPIGLCFAVVYYALFRFVITKFNLATPGREPDEVGDAMEQENVK from the coding sequence ATGAGTGCGAACGCGGCGGCGGCACCGAGGCGGAACTGGGGAGCGAACCTCTTCCAGGGGCTGCAGAAGATGGGGCGCAGCCTGCAGTTGCCGATTGCCGTCCTGCCCGCTGCGGGCATTCTCAACCGCCTCGGCCAGCCGGATGTGTTCGGCGCGGACGGGCTGGGCTGGGACGCGGTCGGCAAGGTCTTCGCGGCCGCGGGCGGCGCCCTGCTGGATTCGGGGCTCGGCCTGCCGCTGCTGTTCTGCATCGGTGTGGCGATCGGCATGGCCAAGAAGTCGGACGGGTCGACGGCGCTGGCGGCGGTGGCCGGCTTCCTCGTCTACTTCTCGGTGATGCACGCGTTCCCGGCGGGCTGCGCCGCGGGGCAGACGTACACCCAGGCCGGCCTGTGGAGCGGGGTGTGCGTCGACAAGACGCTGACCGTGACGCAGGCCTCCTTCCAGAACCCGGGGGTCTTCGGCGGCATCGTCATGGGGTTCCTGTCCGCCTGGCTGTGGCAGCGCTTCCACCGGGTGAAGCTGGTGGACTGGCTGGGGTTCTTCAACGGCCGCCGGCTGGTCCCGATCATCATGGCCTTCGTCGGGCTGGTGTTCGCGGTGCTGTGCCTGTTCGTCTGGCAGCCGATCGGTGACGCGCTGACGAGCTTCAGTGAGTGGCTGACGGGGCTGGGGTCGTGGGGCGCCGGGCTCTTCGGCGTCGCCAACCGCGCGCTGCTGGTGATCGGCCTGCACCAGTTCCTGAACACCTTCGTCTGGTTCCAGTTCGGCAGCTTCACCAAGCCGGACGGCACGGTCGTGCACGGTGACATCAACCGGTTCCTGGCGGGCGACCCGACGGCGGGGCAGTTCACCACCGGGTTCTTCCCGATCATGATGTTCGCGCTGCCGGCCGCGGCGCTGGCCATCGCGCACTGCGCCAAGCCGCACCGCCGCAAGGAGATCGCCGGCATGATGCTGTCGGTCGGCCTGACCTCGTTCGTGACGGGCGTGACCGAGCCGATCGAGTATTCGTTCCTGTTCGTCGCGCCGGTGCTGTACGCGATCCACGCCGTGCTGACCGGTGTGTCGATGGCGGTGAGCTGGGCGCTGGGCGTGCACGACAGCTTCAGCTTCTCGGCCGGCCTGATCGACTACGTCATCAACTGGGGGCTGGCGACCAAGCCCTGGCTGATCATTCCCATCGGCCTGTGTTTCGCGGTGGTCTACTACGCCCTCTTCCGCTTCGTGATCACGAAGTTCAATCTGGCGACGCCCGGCCGGGAGCCGGACGAGGTGGGCGATGCGATGGAGCAGGAGAACGTGAAGTAG
- a CDS encoding DMT family transporter, translated as MAWILLLAAGLLEVGWSVGMKFTDGFTRLWPSVFTGAGIVASMLLLSYAARTLPIGTAYGVWVGIGAAGAAVAGMVLLGEPATAARIFFIGLLLVAVVGLKATSGH; from the coding sequence ATGGCATGGATCCTGCTCCTGGCCGCCGGTCTGCTGGAGGTCGGCTGGTCGGTCGGCATGAAGTTCACCGACGGCTTCACCCGGCTGTGGCCCAGTGTGTTCACCGGCGCGGGCATCGTCGCCAGCATGCTGCTGCTCTCGTACGCGGCCCGGACCCTGCCGATCGGTACCGCCTACGGCGTGTGGGTCGGCATCGGGGCGGCCGGTGCGGCGGTGGCCGGGATGGTGCTGCTCGGCGAGCCGGCCACCGCGGCCCGGATCTTCTTCATCGGTCTGCTGCTGGTGGCGGTCGTCGGGCTGAAGGCGACGTCGGGGCACTGA